The following are encoded together in the Campylobacter devanensis genome:
- a CDS encoding FtsK/SpoIIIE family DNA translocase, whose protein sequence is MREILLVVAICVLVYLGVATIVPHASFVGSYGGALGWYNARLFGYASYFYPFILLYPAYNLYKSYTKFSLKIAGNIIGSLMLFYAFLLLCAMFNPIAGGIVGGFSYEALGSVIGSIGTFIFILMIFFIGFGLSFDDRLDVMIKKAFVVKSIPKFSPNSALESNIKDDEISQFQEVKFNNNNLEVAKSQSATPEPKVSKSRKKSQQKELDEVDIDNIDEVDRFSEFNIDDEQNQIPSKITQDTDISLLKEPKSTSSGAIILNEVAENKQLLSQIETGKIEKPKDFMLPSLDFLKDPPKRSKAINEVEIDQKIADLLDKLRRFKIDGDVVRTYSGPVVTTFEFKPAAHVKVSKILTLQDDLAMALKAQTIRIQAPIPGKDVVGIEIPNKNIETIYLKEILQSDIYKNAKSELTLALGKDIVGDPFITDLKKLPHLLIAGTTGSGKSVGINAMVLSLLYRNSPKTLRLIMIDPKMLEFSMYNDIPHLLTPVITEPKKAIAVLANLVAEMERRYRIMSQTRTKNIESYNEKMKKEGGETLPFIVVIIDELADLMMTSGKDVEFHIGRLAQMARASGIHLIVATQRPSVDVVTGLIKANLPSRISYRVGQKIDSKVILDQMGAESLLGRGDMLFTPPGSPGVVRLHAPFASEEEIDHIAEFLKAQESVVYQESFLKDDNASNSSIGEFSGEIDELYDEAKEIVLSEEKTSISYLQRRLKVGYNRAASIIEQLEQNGVLTPPNSKGQRDIIR, encoded by the coding sequence TTGCGAGAGATTTTGCTGGTTGTAGCTATCTGTGTGCTTGTATATCTTGGTGTGGCAACTATCGTTCCGCATGCTTCATTTGTGGGGAGTTATGGTGGCGCTTTAGGCTGGTATAATGCAAGACTATTTGGCTATGCATCATATTTTTACCCATTTATTTTGTTATATCCTGCTTATAATTTATATAAATCTTATACGAAATTTAGCCTAAAAATAGCTGGAAATATCATTGGATCGCTGATGTTATTTTATGCTTTTTTATTGCTTTGTGCGATGTTTAATCCTATAGCTGGCGGCATAGTTGGTGGATTTAGCTATGAGGCGCTTGGGAGTGTGATTGGTAGTATTGGGACATTTATTTTTATTTTAATGATATTTTTTATTGGATTTGGGCTTAGCTTTGATGATAGGCTCGATGTAATGATAAAAAAGGCATTTGTAGTTAAATCTATACCTAAATTTAGCCCAAATTCAGCCTTAGAATCTAATATTAAAGATGACGAGATATCTCAGTTTCAAGAGGTAAAATTTAACAATAATAATCTAGAAGTAGCTAAATCACAAAGCGCTACACCTGAGCCTAAAGTATCAAAATCTAGAAAAAAATCCCAACAAAAAGAGCTTGATGAAGTAGATATAGATAATATAGATGAAGTTGATAGATTTAGCGAATTTAATATAGATGATGAGCAAAACCAAATTCCAAGCAAGATTACTCAAGATACTGATATATCTTTGTTAAAAGAGCCAAAATCAACATCAAGTGGCGCTATAATCCTTAATGAAGTAGCTGAAAATAAACAGCTTTTAAGCCAAATTGAGACTGGCAAAATAGAAAAGCCAAAGGATTTTATGTTGCCAAGTTTGGATTTTTTAAAGGATCCACCAAAGCGTAGTAAGGCTATAAATGAGGTTGAAATAGATCAAAAAATTGCTGATTTGCTAGATAAATTAAGGCGTTTTAAAATCGATGGCGATGTAGTAAGAACCTATTCTGGTCCAGTGGTTACGACATTTGAGTTTAAACCAGCAGCCCATGTAAAAGTAAGCAAAATCCTAACTCTTCAAGATGATTTAGCTATGGCGTTAAAGGCTCAAACTATTAGAATTCAAGCCCCAATCCCTGGTAAAGATGTAGTTGGGATAGAGATTCCAAATAAAAATATAGAGACTATATATCTAAAAGAGATATTACAAAGCGATATCTATAAAAATGCCAAAAGTGAGCTTACCTTAGCACTTGGCAAGGATATCGTAGGCGATCCATTTATAACTGACCTTAAGAAATTACCACACCTTTTAATCGCTGGAACCACAGGAAGTGGCAAAAGTGTCGGGATCAATGCAATGGTTTTGAGCCTTTTGTATCGTAATTCACCTAAAACTCTGCGCCTTATAATGATAGATCCTAAGATGCTTGAGTTTAGTATGTATAATGATATACCGCATTTGCTAACACCTGTGATAACTGAACCTAAAAAGGCCATAGCGGTCTTAGCGAATTTGGTTGCTGAAATGGAGCGTAGATATAGGATAATGAGCCAAACTCGCACAAAAAATATAGAGAGTTATAATGAAAAGATGAAAAAAGAAGGCGGTGAAACCTTGCCTTTTATAGTAGTTATCATAGATGAGTTAGCTGATCTTATGATGACAAGTGGCAAGGATGTGGAGTTTCATATAGGTCGCTTAGCTCAAATGGCTAGAGCTAGTGGAATTCATCTAATAGTAGCAACACAACGCCCAAGTGTAGATGTAGTAACTGGGCTTATAAAGGCGAATTTGCCAAGTCGCATAAGCTATAGAGTAGGGCAAAAAATCGATAGCAAGGTTATCTTAGATCAGATGGGAGCAGAGAGTTTGCTGGGGCGTGGAGATATGCTCTTTACACCACCTGGAAGCCCTGGAGTAGTCAGGCTACATGCGCCATTTGCTAGTGAAGAGGAGATTGATCATATAGCTGAGTTTTTAAAAGCTCAAGAGAGTGTTGTGTATCAAGAGAGCTTTTTAAAAGATGATAATGCTAGTAATAGCAGTATCGGAGAATTTAGCGGTGAAATAGATGAGCTTTATGATGAGGCTAAGGAGATAGTCTTAAGCGAAGAAAAAACATCTATAAGCTATTTACAAAGACGATTAAAAGTAGGCTATAATAGAGCTGCAAGCATAATAGAACAGCTTGAACAAAATGGCGTATTAACTCCGCCAAATTCAAAAGGTCAACGAGATATAATAAGATAG
- a CDS encoding DUF2018 family protein, protein MIFDDIFGGQPKDKFFDIVYNANRNIVENELEILFSELVALRELAESSGITQVQLDSFKALNPDAMESGLNDIYIDITGKILTQNE, encoded by the coding sequence ATGATATTTGATGATATTTTTGGTGGTCAGCCTAAGGATAAATTTTTTGATATTGTCTATAATGCTAATCGAAATATAGTAGAAAATGAGCTTGAAATTTTATTTAGTGAGCTTGTAGCATTAAGAGAGCTGGCTGAGAGTAGCGGTATTACACAAGTTCAATTAGATAGCTTTAAGGCGTTAAATCCAGATGCTATGGAGAGCGGACTAAATGATATATATATAGATATTACAGGGAAAATATTAACACAAAATGAGTAG
- a CDS encoding polyprenyl synthetase family protein produces MVDKILYEFVKECGYNRALEMFNNISSGKKLRSKLILKIAGQNETSLRLCAVIELIHLASLLHDDVIDDSTIRRGKPSINALFGSKNAIMLGDILYSKGFYEIVSLNPQIAKIISKAVLNLSIGEMMDVDLGSKFSPNLDEYLKMIELKTAVLIEAAARSAAIIAGIDSDSYANYGRNLGLAFQIVDDILDISANVATLGKPAFSDYKEGKTTLPYIFLYNALNLDDKEILKSLWGKELDKGEIKWIKDKFDEFDIIQKCKEFAKDLGAKAIASVSDEELKDIVTSMIDREF; encoded by the coding sequence ATGGTTGATAAGATTTTATATGAGTTTGTCAAGGAGTGTGGTTATAACAGAGCTCTTGAGATGTTTAATAATATTAGTAGTGGCAAAAAGCTACGAAGCAAGCTAATTTTAAAAATAGCTGGTCAAAATGAGACTTCGCTTAGGCTATGTGCGGTAATAGAGCTTATACACTTAGCAAGTTTATTACACGATGATGTCATAGATGACTCTACTATTAGGCGTGGTAAGCCTAGTATAAATGCGCTTTTTGGTTCTAAAAACGCAATAATGCTAGGTGATATCTTATACTCTAAGGGCTTTTATGAGATTGTAAGCTTAAATCCGCAAATTGCCAAAATCATCTCAAAAGCGGTTTTAAATCTTAGTATTGGCGAGATGATGGATGTGGATCTTGGGAGTAAATTTAGCCCAAATTTAGATGAATATCTAAAAATGATAGAGCTTAAAACGGCAGTCTTGATAGAAGCAGCAGCAAGAAGTGCAGCTATAATAGCTGGTATAGATAGTGATTCATATGCAAATTACGGCAGAAATTTAGGCCTAGCATTTCAAATTGTAGATGATATACTTGATATTAGCGCTAATGTAGCTACACTTGGTAAGCCTGCATTTAGTGATTATAAAGAGGGCAAGACAACTCTTCCATATATCTTTTTATATAATGCCTTAAATTTAGATGATAAAGAGATTTTAAAAAGCCTATGGGGCAAAGAGCTTGATAAGGGTGAAATTAAATGGATTAAAGATAAATTTGATGAGTTTGATATCATTCAAAAATGCAAAGAATTTGCTAAAGATTTAGGTGCTAAAGCTATAGCCTCAGTAAGCGATGAAGAGCTAAAGGATATAGTCACAAGTATGATAGATAGGGAGTTTTAA